AATTGAAAAAGCTTAAGGATTTTAGTTTGTATATGTGGCAGTGGACAACGAAACATGAACCAGTACTAGACTATGGGGTCCGGTCTTTGTTAATTGGTTGCAATAAACTTGAAAAGCTGGGTTTATATTCTTGGGATTATGGTGGGTGCTCGTGGTTGACAGATAAGGGTCTCGGGTTTATTGCGAAGCATGGTTGTAATTTGAGGTATCTTTATGTTAACAATATTGATGTAAAATTATCAGATGCAGGAGTTATGGAGCTGTCAAAATTGGGATATCGATGTCGGCCTAACTCGTACAACAGGGAAGTGATTATCTCTGGCCGTAATGTAAAGGGCATACCTCAACCTTGTCGGGATATTGAATAAGTTTGACATGATACGATTAGTGAGTGGGTTGTTAAGATAACACATAATCAATCAGCTTCTTTTTTGCTTGAAAGTTGCAACGACTTTGACATCTTAATATATGCCCAAGACCTGATCTTTGGTGGACGGATGTTAAGTATTGTTTTTTCATGTTTACTTTAAGGTTTA
This window of the Rutidosis leptorrhynchoides isolate AG116_Rl617_1_P2 chromosome 7, CSIRO_AGI_Rlap_v1, whole genome shotgun sequence genome carries:
- the LOC139860499 gene encoding coronatine-insensitive protein 1-like — translated: MTEHGKECEVIHNGVIHIAKHCVELEHLHINVSDMTNEVMKYIGKKLKKLKDFSLYMWQWTTKHEPVLDYGVRSLLIGCNKLEKLGLYSWDYGGCSWLTDKGLGFIAKHGCNLRYLYVNNIDVKLSDAGVMELSKLGYRCRPNSYNREVIISGRNVKGIPQPCRDIE